The following proteins are encoded in a genomic region of Thermococcus henrietii:
- a CDS encoding 4Fe-4S dicluster domain-containing protein: protein MAADKDKLENAPDWREYYEKMKETAPLIIHYPLCGGGEECIFVCPFSDKIWEVVPMKVSLFGFKYKVRLRPFMANPENCKKCYICVQACPTGALRPVEKPVRHPALVLLYNTLKLPFKKKYGIKFVFRKEHGEKFRKNN from the coding sequence GTGGCTGCGGATAAGGATAAACTTGAGAACGCACCGGACTGGAGGGAGTACTACGAAAAAATGAAAGAGACCGCCCCACTCATCATACATTACCCCCTCTGCGGTGGGGGAGAGGAATGCATCTTCGTATGTCCGTTCAGCGATAAAATCTGGGAAGTCGTCCCGATGAAGGTTAGCCTCTTCGGCTTCAAGTACAAGGTAAGGCTCAGGCCCTTCATGGCCAATCCGGAAAACTGTAAGAAGTGTTACATCTGCGTCCAGGCATGCCCGACCGGAGCGCTGAGGCCCGTCGAGAAGCCCGTAAGGCATCCTGCCCTCGTCCTGCTGTACAATACCCTAAAACTGCCCTTCAAGAAGAAGTACGGCATCAAGTTTGTGTTCCGGAAGGAGCACGGAGAAAAGTTCAGGAAGAACAACTGA